From a region of the Buchnera aphidicola (Floraphis choui) genome:
- the yihA gene encoding ribosome biogenesis GTP-binding protein YihA/YsxC, giving the protein MFKKKYYNTTFLKSIANIEVEKYEFGSEVAFIGYSNSGKSTVINIVTNQKKLSRVSKIPGRTQLINVFEVSPEIRLVDLPGYGYSKVPEKVKFNLKNMVFKYLKIQKCLRGLVLLMDIRNSTIKYLDKLVVSLAQSYNIPILILLSKADKISFLKQKKQLNIIRQDKLVMLHNIQVELFSSFKKIGVRILKNQLDNWMCKKHYHT; this is encoded by the coding sequence TTGTTTAAAAAAAAATATTATAATACTACTTTCTTAAAAAGTATTGCTAACATAGAAGTAGAAAAGTATGAATTTGGTTCTGAAGTCGCCTTTATCGGGTATTCTAATTCTGGAAAGTCTACAGTAATTAATATTGTAACTAATCAAAAAAAGTTATCTAGAGTTAGTAAAATTCCAGGGAGGACACAATTAATCAATGTTTTTGAGGTTTCTCCTGAAATACGTTTAGTAGATTTACCTGGTTATGGCTATTCTAAAGTTCCGGAAAAAGTTAAGTTTAATTTAAAAAATATGGTATTTAAATATTTAAAAATTCAAAAATGTTTACGAGGATTAGTTTTATTAATGGATATTCGAAACTCTACTATTAAGTATTTAGATAAATTAGTGGTAAGTTTGGCACAGTCATATAATATTCCAATATTAATTTTACTAAGTAAAGCTGATAAAATATCTTTTCTTAAACAAAAAAAACAATTGAACATTATACGTCAAGATAAGTTGGTTATGTTACATAACATACAAGTAGAATTATTTTCATCATTCAAGAAAATTGGAGTTCGTATTTTGAAAAATCAGTTAGACAATTGGATGTGTAAGAAACATTATCATACATAA
- a CDS encoding 5'-3' exonuclease H3TH domain-containing protein has product MTNNQKDINYLLIDGTSYLYRSYYSFPFLNNKIGIPSGAIYGVINMLNKLLFKYPKTQIIIVFDSPFKTFRHKLFKFYKSNRPIMPIKLQVQIKPLHQIIKMMGFPIVLIPHFEADDIIGTLSCEANNNNKFTLISTNDKDLAQLVNTNINILENKSNKILGKKEIISKYGITPELIPDLLGLMGDKSDNIPGVPKIGKKIALFLLREFKSLKNIYKNIEKIPKCLFRGAKNITESLIKNESLAFLSKNLATIKTDILTNISINKLKMSKPSIYRLSHLFKYYEFHNWSKLLEKGKWTIHENYLKK; this is encoded by the coding sequence ATGACTAACAATCAGAAAGATATTAATTATTTATTAATAGATGGCACTTCTTATCTTTATCGATCATATTATTCTTTTCCTTTTCTCAATAATAAAATTGGAATACCATCTGGAGCTATATATGGTGTAATAAATATGCTTAATAAACTATTATTTAAATATCCTAAAACCCAAATAATTATAGTTTTCGATTCTCCATTTAAAACTTTTAGACATAAACTATTTAAATTTTATAAATCAAATAGACCAATTATGCCGATTAAACTACAAGTTCAAATTAAACCATTACATCAAATAATAAAAATGATGGGATTTCCAATTGTATTAATACCTCATTTTGAAGCTGATGATATTATAGGAACATTATCATGTGAAGCAAATAACAATAATAAATTTACTTTAATTAGTACTAATGATAAAGATTTAGCTCAATTAGTTAACACTAATATCAATATATTAGAAAATAAATCTAACAAAATTTTAGGAAAAAAAGAAATAATAAGTAAATATGGAATTACTCCAGAATTAATTCCTGATTTACTTGGATTAATGGGGGATAAATCAGATAACATTCCAGGAGTCCCAAAAATAGGAAAAAAAATAGCACTATTCTTATTAAGAGAGTTTAAATCCCTAAAAAATATATACAAAAATATTGAAAAAATACCTAAATGCTTATTTAGAGGAGCAAAAAATATAACTGAATCATTAATAAAAAACGAAAGTTTAGCATTTCTTTCAAAAAATTTAGCTACGATAAAAACTGATATACTAACAAATATATCAATAAACAAACTAAAAATGTCTAAACCGTCTATATATAGACTATCTCATTTATTTAAATATTACGAATTTCATAACTGGTCAAAATTACTAGAAAAAGGAAAATGGACGATTCATGAAAACTATCTAAAAAAATAA